In Acidisarcina polymorpha, the DNA window ACGACGCCGCGACGGAAGAGAGAACGAAGGCCAATATAAAGATCGCTCAGCATAAGGAACTCCCGGCTAGATCTAAACCTCTCGAAGAACCTGACCGACGGCAGCCGTTAGCTTCTCCCACAGGTCCTTTTCGACCTCCAGCTGTTTCCGGCCACTCTTGGTTAGCTCGTAATATTTCGCTCGGCGGTTGTTGTCCGAGATCCCCCACTCTGCCTTGATCCAGCCCCGTCTCTCCAGGCGATGGAGCGCTGGATATAACGAACCTTGCTGGATTCGCAATACATCGCTTGACATCTGCTGGACGCGCTCCGATATCGCCCAGCCATGCTGTGCCCCCAACGCTACGGTACGCAAAATGAGCAGGTCCAGGGTGCCTTGGGGAAGATCAATGTGTTTGGTCAACATACCTGCTTCAAGCTCCTCTTTCACTTCTACAAAAGAAACTAAATTATGTAGTGTAGAAGTGCAAGGGTAGCAATTAACTAATGCCATCGGACCATGAAAACTCTCGACAAAATGATGAACAAGCGGAAAACCAAGATGACGGGCGGAGACGACAGCGACCGCAAGCAGGTTTGACGTTGAGAGGAAGAAACCGCCGCCAGTTGTTCGCTGCTTAGTCAACCGCATTGCTCAGGAAGATCCTGTACTCGAGCGACGAACCGATATGCGGCTAAACGGATAAATTGATAAACCAATCGGCGTATGGTGCGTTGATCGCCATGTGACGATTTCAGTCAGGTGCACCGTCGTCCCACCAGGCCGGTCCCCGCTCGCCCAATTGATGTTTCGTTTCGTCGACCTTCCGCCGTGCTGCTTCGCGGCCCAACCCGTCTGAATTACGCATAGCCTCACCCTTGGTCCTCCGCGCCTGCATCAGCTCTTCAAACCGAAGAGCTGAAAGAGGCCGGTTGCACTCGCATCTTCCGCGAGAAAGTGTCGGGGGCCCATCGCGACCGGCCGGAACTGAGCCGGATGATTGATCAATTGCGCGAAGGCGATGTGGTCACCGTTTGGAAGCTCGACCGACTTGCCCGTTCCACGCGGAACCTGCTCGAAATCGTCGAAACAATCAACAGTACCGGAGCCCGGTTCCAATCTCTTTCAGAACCTTGGGCGGATACCACCACTCACGCTGGCAAAATGATCATGACCATCTTTGCCGGCATCGCCGAGTTCGAGCGTGATCTGATTCGCGAACGGACCGGCGCTGGCCGCGCAAATGCGTAAAGACGTCGCGTCCGCTTTGGCCGGCCAAAGAAAATGAACGCCGACCGGCAGACACTCGCTCAACGTTTACTCAAGGAAGGGAAATCCGTTCGAGAAGTCGCTCGCACGTTTAGCGTTCACCCGGCAACCCTCTACCGCCTCCTCACGCCTGCAGCTTGAGCGAATGCGCGAAGAGCAGAGCAGTTTGGCTGGTGCACCTTGTGCTCAGTGAGTACTAGTGAGTATCTGCTTGTTCACGTCTAGGATGGCTTGGGAGATTGCTTCCGGCTTTTGCCGATGCATGGCATGCCCTGACCCAGCTATCTGTCGTAGCTCACCGTATTTGGATCTATGAGAGAGGTCAACCTGGAAGTCATGCCAAGCTAAGTTGATCTGATCGCATTGATGTTGGCTGAGTTCCGGAAAGGCCCCACATGTAGGGAGATCAGTCCTCTCGAGAACGACTAATGGCACATCATCACGCCATCTCAGGCGTTGCTCCGGAGCCAGCAATCCATTGCCTTGAAGGTACTTAGTGTTTTTCCACTCTGGATCAAAATTTGGGGCGATTGCCGCGTCTCGCCACTCTTGCTCCTCATGTGCAGAGTCCACAAAGACGAGTCCCGCAACATCGGTATGATAGCGCTCTTCGTACCTTCGGATCAGAACACCTCCGAGGGAAGCGCCTACCAAGATGTAAGGTCCTTGCAACTGAGCCGCGTGGAAAAGGTCATGCATGTTCTCGACTACTTCGCTCATTGGGTGTGCTCCCTCGACGTGGTCGCTCTGACCAAAGCCAAGCGGATCGTAACTGCATACGTGCGAAAAGGTCTCGACCCGCGACTGCACCTTCGACCACTCCTGGTAGGGACCAATGCCGCGACCTGTAGCCAAGATCACCGTTGCACCCTTATGCGAATCTCCAGTGCATTCCAGAAACATCTTGTAGCCGCCAGAAGCCGGTACTAATCTCCCTGACTGAGTTGCAGACGGTTCCTGTGACGGGTTCTCTTTCGAGCACCCATGCACGACGGGGACTGCGGCGTTGGAGCAAAAACCTGCAAAGAAGCAGAGGGTAATAGCTGAGGCAGCAAGGGTGGAGATAGCCACGAGACGCGCGTTTGCCAGATAGACAGGCCCTATCAGAGAGATCGTTTCATATGCGACTGATCGACAGACACTGGCGACGGTGCCCCTTCCAACCTCGTCAGCATCCCTGAGTTGTTCCCAGAACAGATGCTTCATCTCCTCGCCATACTGCATGCGCAGGCTATCGCCGTGGAGCGAAAGAAGCCGATCGTAAATCCAGCTAGCGAACCGGTGAGAACGTGTCATGCTTTGTCTCCAAGAAGGAAGACGTTCCTTGTTTTGGCCAGTATCAACACGTCACTCTGCCTGACAAATTCTGCTCTAAGAAGGTGCTTTCCCATCTGCGTCAGGCGATATATGCGTCGTCGGTCTCCACTTTGGGTCTCGATCTCTTCTATAAACCCCTGTTCTGAGAGTTTCTGGATCATGTTATAGAGCGTTGCTGGTCCCAATCGAAGCCTGTCGGCAGACAACATCTTTACATCTTGCATGATCGATATCCATGCTTGTCTTCACCAGCCAATGCGAACAGCACAAAGAAGGTAGTGGTGGGGAGAGGCAGTAATTCGGCTATTCCAGCTATACCCTGATCCCGAGGTGACATCGAGCCTCCGTATATCGGTTCTGGTTATATCGGAAACCGATATACAAGGTAAAGCCAGTCGGCGGGTATAAGTGCTCAGCCACTTGCTAGATTGCCCCTGGTGACAGCAATGTTGGGTCTACCCCGCCAGCCCACCGACAAGGCGCTGCCTGACTTCGGGAGGAAGTGAAGGGTTGGTGCATCGCCAGAGACGCCCCTTGACGACGAAGTAGCGTCCATCTGGAGTGACCGGATACTGCGGTTTCATTTCTCCGAAACTTTGATCTCGAACAGAGGGAAGGGTGCGGCTGCGGGACGCTGCACCTTGAAGTCGAGATTAGTCTGCTCGTCCTTTCGGGTGTTGCTCCCGCCAGAGCTTCAGCAAGAACGGAGGCATGGCCGAAAAAGCGGCCTTCGTGCGATGGACTTTCGCATGGCAGCTAGGGCAAAGCGAGATTATCAAATTTAGAACTGACTTGCCGGGAACCCTATGGTGAACGATGATGGAACGCTTGTCCCGCCCCGAAGCATCACACACTCGGCACCCCTTGCCGTCCTGCTCCAACACGGCCCCGCGCAGGCCGACTCCGCGGGCGTCCTTTGGAGTTTAAAATTCAGCGTTAGCCGGATTTAGGAGAGGTCCTGTGAGCGACCATACGTTCGCCTCTGGCCTTTACCTGGTCTCGGATCATTCTGACTTCTTCGGTGGGCAGACGTTCTCAAGAATTCGTTTATTGCGGCGTGGGGTGCAAGTGATCTAACATTTTGTCGCGCGCTAGCCGGTTCGGCTTGGAGGGCAAGTGTCGGATATCGAGAATGCGCGAAGAGCGCTCATACAGCGAATCCTGGAAGGTGACGGCAAAGCGGCCCGTATAACGCGCAACGCGGCCTTCGACGATTCCGGGCTAAGCGGGCCCGCACAGATAATGACCGATAAGGTTGTCAACAACGCATACCGGGTCACTGATGGGGACATCGCCGCGGTCAAAGCGTCAGGCTTGAGTGAAGACGAAGTTTTCGAAGTGGTAGTGTGTGCGGCAGTTGGTCAGGCGGCTAGGCAGTACGAGGCAGCCCGTGCGGCTCTCGAAGCGACTTTCGGGGAGGATGAGCGTGCGCCTTCAAGTCCTCGATAACGGTCACGGTTTCGGCACAAAGGCACTCTTCGGGATGATTCAGACTCTGTCACGTCAGCGTGTACTGGACGTTGTGAAACTGGTCAAATATCGACCCGATTTTTACGGGGACCCGATGTCAGCCGTGACTCAGGAGCAATGCGCGGTCCATCTCCCTGGTCTGTAGCGGATCGCGAGTTAATGGCAGCGTTCATAGCGAAAACAAACAAGTGTGAGTTTTGCACGAAGGCTCATTCGGCAGTGGCGGAACGGGCGTCCTCCAATCGAGGAATGATCTCTGCCTTCTTGTCTGATCAAGATACCGCATTCATCGGAGAGCCGTTGAGGGCGACACTCCTGATGCTAGGGAAGCTGACGCGTGAGCACACTGTGAATGCAGATGATATGCGGCCCGTACTCAAAGCCGGTGCCTCGCGCGAGCAAATCGAAGATGCTCTTGCCGTCTGCTTTTCATTTAACGTCATGCACGCTTGGCCGACGCCTTTGGATTCTCGGTCCCGGGTCCTGAGGCTTTTTCCGCCGGCGCGAAATACCTGCTCGCTCGCGGATATTGATGAACCCCGATTGAGGTCGTTTCTTTCAGGAGCGGCCTTGCGGGCTGGAACGACCCGTTACGAACCTCCATCGTACTAACTTACCGGAGATTTTTTCCGCTCTCGCCAAAGCGATGCAAAAGCACGCTCCCCGTCATCAGCAATCTCACCCCGAATGCTGCCCTAATGTGCTTCAACCGCCCACTATGCAATCGCTAAACCTAGACCCAGTCCTCCAGCCTCCCGGTTGCGAGATCTGTCGATGCGATAGAAGCGATCAAAGACGCGGTCCTTCGACTCAGGAGGAATTCCTGACCCCTGATCGGCCACGCTAATCTCCACACGTTGTCCACCACACTCGATCCGGTCAACGATGCGTACGGACACGCGGATCGTGCTGCGACTAGGCGAATACTTGACGGCATGTCCAGAGAATTGACGACAGCCATCCGCAGGAACAAGCGATCTGCCAGAAGCTCGCAATCGCTGCTCTCAGCCATGAGGATTGTCTGCGCCTTGTCTTCTGCCAAGACCTTCACGATGGCGATGGCTTCTTGGACGAGTTCCATTGCTGAAAATCTAGACCGGGTGAGGGTCACCTCTCCAGCATGAGAAATGGTACGCAGAGTGTCAATCATGGTGGTCAGTCGGGCGACCTCTTCCAACATGCTCGCAATGCTGAGATCGTCAAGGACAATACGCGATGGAGTATCTGGCGAAACCCGCCGATACAGTGCCCGGATGCGAGCCAACAACTCGGGAAGCGCAAATGGCTTGATGAGGTAGACACAAGATGCAGAGGCCTTCAAAGTCCGAGTGCAGGGCTTGCAAAAACGCTACCTTTGCGTGCCGTTATTGACCAAAAGCCACTTCAGTATCCTCTGAAAGGCTCTTCATGGCGTCCCCTCGGATGTGTGTTGAGGCGGCCAATCCGACCGGCACAATCACATGGCAAGAAGCTAAAGTCGAAGAGGTCGTGGTCAGAACTAACCGGACGGCAGCCAATTCTAGGTTTACTCTTCCCGGACATCCCCCCGCCTATAAAACGTAGGGCAAAGAACCGAGGGAACCATGCCTCGAAGCCGCGCCAACCCCATGGTGAGCGGGTTCAGTAGCAGAGTAGGGTGGTTTCTCTGGCCTGCGGTATCGGCCTTGTCTTTATGATCTTGCTACTTTTATTTTTACTGCGCCGGCGAAGATGATGTTGTCTTACATTCGCTGTAGAGGTCTCGGTCGGTCGTTCCAATACTCAGGAGGTTGCTTCTAACCACTTATCTAAGAAACCCAGTAATTCTTCAGGGGGCCTTAGCCAAATATCGGCAAGCGTCTCTCGAGGTTCATTATGCACATATACTCTCAATCCTCTGCCTGTCAAAGCTCGAAACGCTTCTTCATCGGCCATATCGTCGCCTAAATAGGCCACCACCCCGTGTTGCGCTTCGCCTCTAACGGCTCTTCATTGAGAATGCAATTGATCACTTCTACAGTGGAACAACCTGATGCTCTCACCTCGAAGCCCCCATCGAAGGAATGCCATTCTAGGGCTGATTGGTCACTCAATCGCCGGAAGAGGGCGGGAACAAGCTCGATGAGCTGCCGCTCAACTTGAGGATGCCGACCTCGCGTGTGTAGTGCCACGCTTCCCGGCTTCTTCTCAACGAGTTCGGACAATCCATTCTTATTCAAGGTGCTTTCTAGCCGGGCGAGTGCACCTTTTTGGTGACGGCTGAGAGGCGTAACTCTATAATCGCCATTTGGAAGGAGCCTCTCTCGGCCGTTGCTTCCCCAAAACCTCAACATCGAGGGCAGGCAAAAAGCTTGCCAGCTCTCTCGCAGGCCACCCCGACATCAACACCAAGCGAACTGTTGATCGTCGAAGGAGCTGAACCAGCCGTTCTATTTACTCCGGGGTACGGCAGCGCTTGCATTCTTTGAGTGACAAACGGCGCCAAGGTGCCATCGTAATCAAGCATTAGGACAGACCGAGGGTTGACTGCTAAAGTATCCCACCATCGATCGAAAGACAAAGCGACCCATGACTCAGGGGGTGACGATCTTTTCTCCTGGGAGATGCGCTTTTGTTTTTGGATTATCTGCAAGCGAGCCATGTGACCCTGCGATCGCTCCGCATAAACAATGTCTGCCAACAGGCCCAGACTAAAGTCTCCCCCACGTCCAAGCCTGGCCGCCGCGTACAAATTCCGTTCGAAGAGATCGCGCACTTCGCAGACAGGGAAGATCAGCAGGGGTTCTTCCGTCGCCAGCTTTTTTCCCAGAGATGAGCCGCCGGGTACTTGTTTATACTTCGGTTCGCTTCAAAAGGTAGTCAAGTCCACAAACACGGTACCATCGATACCCGTACGGCTCCAGAAGCACGCGGTGGCGGCCATCCTGCTCAGGATGACTATGGTCGTCTGATAGCAGATTGACCAATGAGCATCCGCTCTCATCGGGCCCGTCTACCGCCATTCGGATCTCAATCGGTTCGCTTGAAGTGTTGTGCACACAGAGCACCGCATTCTTCCTCCAATCGTAGCGCATTGCAACGACTGAAGTTGACCGAGCATTGAGGAACTTGAAGTCCCCCCAACCGATCTCAGGCACTTCCTTGCGCATCCGAATCATTCGTTCCATCCAGTTCAGCAAAGAGTTCGGATCGCGCCTTTGCTGTGCCACGTTCACGTGCTGGAATCCATACGCCCCTTCGCTGATGACAGGAAGCACTGGTTTGTCGTTCTTGGTGAAACCGCCTTGCGGCTCTGTCGACCACTGCATGGGGGTACGCGCGCTGTTACGTTCCGAAAGTCTTAAATTCTCGCCCATAGCTATTTCATCCCCATAACGAATGACTGGCGTTCCTGGCAGTGTCAGCATCAGGCTATAGGCAAGTTCTAATCGTCGCCGATCTCCCTGGAGCATAGGGGCAAGGCGCCTGCGAATACCGCGGCCATACAACTGCATGTTTGACTCGGGTGCAAAGGCCGCGAAGACCGTTTCTCTCTGCTCATCTTCAAGCCGCCCGAGGTCCAGTTCATCGTGGTTGCGCAAAAAACTTCCCCACTGAGCTGACGCCGGCCGCTTGCTGGTCGCCTTCACTGCCTTAACCAAGGGTCGAGTGTCGCTGCTCGCCAAGGCATAGAAGAGATTCTGATTCACTTCAAAGTTGAACATCATTTGCAGACGTTCGCCGTCTTTCCCAAAATATTCCATGTCCGTATCCGGCAGAACGTTCGCTTCTGCGAGGATGATCGCCTCCCCCTGTCTCCAGGTTAGAAACTGGCTGAACGTTCGCAGCATGTCATATTGTTCCGCTGGCTTCTTCAGGTGGGCGCCCTTCTCTGCAATGACGAAGGGAACCGCATCCATACGAAAGCCGGAGACACCGAGTTGGAGCCAGAACCCCATGAT includes these proteins:
- a CDS encoding ATP-binding protein, whose product is MSVRIVDRIECGGQRVEISVADQGSGIPPESKDRVFDRFYRIDRSRNREAGGLGLGLAIA
- a CDS encoding alpha-amylase family protein, with protein sequence MINDLWYKNAVIYCLSVATFMDANGDGVGDFQGLMRRLDYLQGIGVTAIWLMPFQPSPFKDDGYDIADYYGVDPRYGTLGDFVEFTQGCKQRGLRVLIDLVVNHTSNEHAWFQDARKEPVSKYRNWYVWSKKKPKNASSGVVFPGVQKSTWTYDDAAREYYFHRFYDFQPDLNTANPEVQAEILKIMGFWLQLGVSGFRMDAVPFVIAEKGAHLKKPAEQYDMLRTFSQFLTWRQGEAIILAEANVLPDTDMEYFGKDGERLQMMFNFEVNQNLFYALASSDTRPLVKAVKATSKRPASAQWGSFLRNHDELDLGRLEDEQRETVFAAFAPESNMQLYGRGIRRRLAPMLQGDRRRLELAYSLMLTLPGTPVIRYGDEIAMGENLRLSERNSARTPMQWSTEPQGGFTKNDKPVLPVISEGAYGFQHVNVAQQRRDPNSLLNWMERMIRMRKEVPEIGWGDFKFLNARSTSVVAMRYDWRKNAVLCVHNTSSEPIEIRMAVDGPDESGCSLVNLLSDDHSHPEQDGRHRVLLEPYGYRWYRVCGLDYLLKRTEV
- a CDS encoding PadR family transcriptional regulator, giving the protein MQDVKMLSADRLRLGPATLYNMIQKLSEQGFIEEIETQSGDRRRIYRLTQMGKHLLRAEFVRQSDVLILAKTRNVFLLGDKA
- a CDS encoding carboxymuconolactone decarboxylase family protein, whose amino-acid sequence is MRGPSPWSVADRELMAAFIAKTNKCEFCTKAHSAVAERASSNRGMISAFLSDQDTAFIGEPLRATLLMLGKLTREHTVNADDMRPVLKAGASREQIEDALAVCFSFNVMHAWPTPLDSRSRVLRLFPPARNTCSLADIDEPRLRSFLSGAALRAGTTRYEPPSY
- a CDS encoding alpha/beta fold hydrolase, which gives rise to MTRSHRFASWIYDRLLSLHGDSLRMQYGEEMKHLFWEQLRDADEVGRGTVASVCRSVAYETISLIGPVYLANARLVAISTLAASAITLCFFAGFCSNAAVPVVHGCSKENPSQEPSATQSGRLVPASGGYKMFLECTGDSHKGATVILATGRGIGPYQEWSKVQSRVETFSHVCSYDPLGFGQSDHVEGAHPMSEVVENMHDLFHAAQLQGPYILVGASLGGVLIRRYEERYHTDVAGLVFVDSAHEEQEWRDAAIAPNFDPEWKNTKYLQGNGLLAPEQRLRWRDDVPLVVLERTDLPTCGAFPELSQHQCDQINLAWHDFQVDLSHRSKYGELRQIAGSGHAMHRQKPEAISQAILDVNKQILTSTH
- a CDS encoding HNH endonuclease, giving the protein MLEQDGKGCRVCDASGRDKRSIIVHHRVPGKSVLNLIISLCPSCHAKVHRTKAAFSAMPPFLLKLWREQHPKGRAD
- a CDS encoding PadR family transcriptional regulator, translated to MTKQRTTGGGFFLSTSNLLAVAVVSARHLGFPLVHHFVESFHGPMALVNCYPCTSTLHNLVSFVEVKEELEAGMLTKHIDLPQGTLDLLILRTVALGAQHGWAISERVQQMSSDVLRIQQGSLYPALHRLERRGWIKAEWGISDNNRRAKYYELTKSGRKQLEVEKDLWEKLTAAVGQVLREV
- a CDS encoding recombinase family protein — its product is MSGAHRDRPELSRMIDQLREGDVVTVWKLDRLARSTRNLLEIVETINSTGARFQSLSEPWADTTTHAGKMIMTIFAGIAEFERDLIRERTGAGRANA